The genome window TGATGTGTTGCACACTCAGTGCAATTTGCTCTGCAACTGTGGCTTGTTCCTCAACAGAAGCGCTGATTTGAATCGCCATGGCGCGGATTTGTTCAATAGACTGGAATATACCAGACACCGCCTGACTGACTAATTCGCTTTGTTCCAGGCTCGAGCTGGCAAGTTGTTCGCTTTGTTGCATAGAGCTTGTGACAGCTGACATATCCAGTTGAAACTGGCTGACCATGCCCTGAATTTCAGCGGTAGATTGTTGAGTGCGCTGTGCTAAAGAGCGAACTTCATCGGCTACTACAGCAAAACCCCGGCCTTGATCGCCAGCCCTGGCAGCTTCAATGGCTGCGTTTAACGCCAGTAAGTTGGTTTGCTCAGCAATAGCACGGATCACAGACACCACTTCATTAATTTTCTGGCTACTTTGATTCAGTTGATTCACCTGAACGGCAACATGATTGAGCGTACTGACCACCTGAACCACGGCCTGATGGCTTTGGCCTACCCGTTCATTCACATTGGCTGTTAGTTGATGAGTATCTTCTGCCGCAGCTGAGCTCTGATGAACATGAGAGGCCACATCTTTCACCGATACACTCAGTTCTTCAACAGCACTGGCCACTGTTAAGGTTTCTTCGTTTTGTTTGTGTAAAGCATCCGAATTGTGATCCACAGTAGCTGCTGTTTGCTCAGCCACGGCAGAAAGTTGAACACTGGCATGTAGCAGTTGATCCACAGTACCGCGAAACTGCTGCAGCATCTGATTTAATGCCAACGCAATCTGACTGAATTCATCACTGCCCCATTGTGGCGCCGTCACCCTTAAGTCTTTTTGTTGTGCTGATTGCTGCATAACCTGCACTAGCGTATTCACTTGCATCACCAAACCCCTGATCACTTGCCAGGCTAAAAAGATCACTGCAATCAGCACCAGCAGATTTAGCACCACTAACCATAAAAAGCTCTGATAACTGTGCTGATAACTCTGTTTGGCTAACTGTAAAATTTGTTCTGTCAGTTGCTGTTCCATCAGTTTTAACTGATTAATGCGGTTGCTGGACAATTCAAACCATTGCTTAGGCATTGCAATAAGCTGTTGCTGCATGGCCTGTTGGCGGATAGCCAGCATTTCACTGAATTTTGGTTGCTGGTCTTTCAGCCACTGCTTTTGTTCGTCTGTGGCAAACTGCTGAAATTGTGAAAAGAACAGCTGCTGCTGTGCAATATTGCTCAGATACGAAATATAAGTTTCCGCAGTAAAACTGCCTTTGGTCAAAGCAGCATTGAGTTGGGCCCGTTCCAGTCCTGCCCGTTCTTTCGCTTCACTCCAACTGTAAAGCGAGTTCAGTGGACCATTTAGCTGCATATCCGTATTAAACTTCAATACAGACTGCGCTATAGATAGCAGTTGTTGATTTAACTCACTGTAATACCGGATCATTACTGCTGCGGTCAGGCTCTTACTGCTGACCTCGGCACGGCTTTGTGATAACCCACCCAGCTTGGTTTCAATATTCTGCAGCAGAGCCAATTGCTCAGCACTTTGGAAACTTTGCTGGCCTTGTTTTAACTGCTGTAAAAACAACTGAAGTTGCTGATCCACTAAACTACGCTGCTGACTAAGTTCCGCCGGTAAATCTAAAGTCTGACTATTCAGGAAACCAGCGCTTAACCCCCGCTCCTTTTGCAGCTCATGCACCAGATCGACAGCTTTGACCAGTACAGTCATTTGTTCCGTGACGGCATTACTTTGACGGGTTTGTTGGTAACGATCGATAGCCTGCTGGCTGACAAACCAGAGTAGCAATATAAATAGCGGCAACACTAACACCAACAACCTGAATTGGATTTTTAGACTCAGCAACATTATGTATCTCCCTTTTGCTCATTATTCCTTTGCTTTCCACTGCACTATTCCGCCAAAACAAGGATTTATTGTTCTTAATCAAAGTATTACCTGACCGAAAACTAAGTATAGTCAGCTGTTTTCAATTCTGTGTTTCATCTTGAAGGTTTTTGTTTCATCTGCAACAGCTCCAGCCAGAAATCAGGTTTTCCCTGTTGATGTAAAGCGGGCAAAACAGGATTATGAAGTTTAAGTACAACAGACTGGCTGTAACGATGGGGTTCAAAGACGTGACGGGTCACCGGATGTTGCTGCATAAATGCAAGCAACTCTCCTGAGTCATGCATAGTTTTTAGCCCTTGTTCCAGGCGTCTGGCAAGAGTTTCGTCGTCCGGATTAACATAAAAATGTACAGGTAAAGAGTAATACAGCAGCACTGAGGTAAAAAAACTTAGTCCCTGATAGTCCGGCTGCAGATTGGCGAGCTCAGCATCACCTTCTATCACACTGCGAGGGAAATAATCACAACGGCCCTTGTGCAGCATATCCAGTATCGAATCAAACTTTTGCACTGTATGAACTTTAAGCCCTGCATATTGCAACACCTGAACATCAGGCCATTTCTCTCCCTGACAAGCGGTAAATTGGCGTAAGTCGTTGACAGTTTTTACCTGTTGAAACTGCTGCAACTGACTGTTTTTAATGATCATACCGCGTAAACCAAGACCCCCATACAAAATAGTGGCAGGGACAAGCCGCAGATGCTGTTCTATTTCTGTGGTCGGGGTTAACCAGTGCACATCAATGCGATTTTTCTTCAGCATCAGTTTCCACAAAGACCCTGACGCAGGCACAGGTTCAAATACCAAATGCGCAGGACCATAGTCAGCTGCTGTCTTTTGTAGCACCAGATCAAGTAAATCAAAGTAATACGAAGTGCTGGCTTCCAGCCTGGATTGTGGCGTGGCCACATGAATTGCGGTGCTGGCGCTTACGCTGAATAAGCAGGCAAGACTAAATAAACTAAAACAAAGCAGTAATGAACGCATCGGATAATCCCCGGAGAACCATCCTTGAAATCATCAGTCCGTCAGTAATTAACTACATTCAAATTTATCATTTTTATCATTTACCCGCAAGTCAGCATTTGATCTAATGTTTTATCAGATTCATATTTAACTTAGCTTGGGATCACAGCAATACTCTCCAGTAACAATACAATGGCCCCTGTCAGAACAACGATGAGCCCAAGCCATTGCCGGGTGGTTTTAATCAGTCGGTGTGGTGTTTTTTGCGATTTAGGTTCTATCATCAGGTTTGAACAGAGGTCAGTGAAAACAACTCAGATGATAATAATTCCTATTTGCAAGTTAGGCAATATTTTATGCTTCATTACCCTTTTTAAATAACTGCAATAGCTGCGCAATTAACTGTACACCCAATAGCAGTTGCTGCTCTGTGGTATTGGCTAAACCTATCACCAAACCAGTACGCTTTTCTCCTGAAAACACATAACGGCTTAACGGCTGCACTCTGTAGCCTTGCTTTAACAATTCTGCCGTCAGTTGTTGATCAGCTAATTCATAAGGAAACTCAATGCTGATATGCAAACCAGCATAACGGGCATGTAACTTCGCTTCTGGTAAAAACTCTGCAATAAGCTGCAGGCAATACTGCTGTTTGTGCTGATACAGCTGCCTCATCTTGCGTAAATGCCGGCCAAAATGGCCCTCCAACATAAAATCTGCTGTGACCGCCTGAGGCAATAAAGCCACATCGCCGTAAACAGCCTGCAATAAAGCGGCGGCTTTTAGCATCCACTGTTTTGGCAGCACCAGATAGCCCAAACGCAGAGCCGGAAACAAGGTTTTGCTAAAGGACCCAACGTAAATCACACCCTGCCCTTGTGCTAACCCCTGCAAACTGGCAATCGGCCTGTGTTTAAACTGAAACTCGCTGTCGTAATCATCTTCTACCAAAATACAGTGTTGCTGCCGTGCCCATTCCAATAAATGCAGCCGCTCCGTCAGCGGCATAATGCCCCCCATAGGGTATTGATGGGCAGGGGTTACAAACAAAGCTTTACAACCTTTCAGTTGATTGAGCGCTGAAATCGCAAGGCCATGATCTGAACTGGCATCAATATAATGGATCTCTGCTTCTGCAAGCTGTAAGGCCTGGCGCAAACGTGGATAACCCGGCGATTCCATAGCCACTTTGTCACCGGCTTTACTGGCCAGCTTTGCCGCGATAAATAACGCAGCCTGAGCTCCGGGAGTGATCAGAATACAGTCTTCATCACAGACCACCTGACGCGACTGGCGTAAATAGTCTTTCAGCGCTAAACGCAGTGGCATATACCCCATAGCATCGGCCATACCAGCCAAAGCGGCTCTACCACTATGGCGCTGAGTCAGCTTTTGCCACAACACAAAAGGAAAGGCGGATAAATCTGGCACGCCAGTTTGCAGCAGTCCCGAAGCTGGTCCGGATTTTAGGCTAATGTCATAGTCAAACAGCACCATTTCTGTTTGAGCAGCAACTGTAGTCTCTGTACTGGCCTGAAAAAACTGATCAGGGGCTGTGGCTATAATCTGATAACCCCGTCCCTGCTGCCCTAGCAGATAACCTTCAGCCACCAACTGCTGCAATACCTGATTCACTGTATTGCGGCTCAGTCCCAAATCTGCCGCCAACTGCCTGCTGGACGGCAATAACGCGTCAGTTGGCCATTGTGCAGTTAATAGCTTTTCACGCAGCGCCTGATACAGCTGCTGTTGCAAAGT of Rheinheimera sp. MM224 contains these proteins:
- a CDS encoding methyl-accepting chemotaxis protein produces the protein MLLSLKIQFRLLVLVLPLFILLLWFVSQQAIDRYQQTRQSNAVTEQMTVLVKAVDLVHELQKERGLSAGFLNSQTLDLPAELSQQRSLVDQQLQLFLQQLKQGQQSFQSAEQLALLQNIETKLGGLSQSRAEVSSKSLTAAVMIRYYSELNQQLLSIAQSVLKFNTDMQLNGPLNSLYSWSEAKERAGLERAQLNAALTKGSFTAETYISYLSNIAQQQLFFSQFQQFATDEQKQWLKDQQPKFSEMLAIRQQAMQQQLIAMPKQWFELSSNRINQLKLMEQQLTEQILQLAKQSYQHSYQSFLWLVVLNLLVLIAVIFLAWQVIRGLVMQVNTLVQVMQQSAQQKDLRVTAPQWGSDEFSQIALALNQMLQQFRGTVDQLLHASVQLSAVAEQTAATVDHNSDALHKQNEETLTVASAVEELSVSVKDVASHVHQSSAAAEDTHQLTANVNERVGQSHQAVVQVVSTLNHVAVQVNQLNQSSQKINEVVSVIRAIAEQTNLLALNAAIEAARAGDQGRGFAVVADEVRSLAQRTQQSTAEIQGMVSQFQLDMSAVTSSMQQSEQLASSSLEQSELVSQAVSGIFQSIEQIRAMAIQISASVEEQATVAEQIALSVQHISDQTEQAAEGGRQLSATVSEQAKLASSLQQMAAAFQV
- a CDS encoding substrate-binding periplasmic protein gives rise to the protein MRSLLLCFSLFSLACLFSVSASTAIHVATPQSRLEASTSYYFDLLDLVLQKTAADYGPAHLVFEPVPASGSLWKLMLKKNRIDVHWLTPTTEIEQHLRLVPATILYGGLGLRGMIIKNSQLQQFQQVKTVNDLRQFTACQGEKWPDVQVLQYAGLKVHTVQKFDSILDMLHKGRCDYFPRSVIEGDAELANLQPDYQGLSFFTSVLLYYSLPVHFYVNPDDETLARRLEQGLKTMHDSGELLAFMQQHPVTRHVFEPHRYSQSVVLKLHNPVLPALHQQGKPDFWLELLQMKQKPSR
- a CDS encoding PLP-dependent aminotransferase family protein produces the protein MRIELGSFFLSGQGTLQQQLYQALREKLLTAQWPTDALLPSSRQLAADLGLSRNTVNQVLQQLVAEGYLLGQQGRGYQIIATAPDQFFQASTETTVAAQTEMVLFDYDISLKSGPASGLLQTGVPDLSAFPFVLWQKLTQRHSGRAALAGMADAMGYMPLRLALKDYLRQSRQVVCDEDCILITPGAQAALFIAAKLASKAGDKVAMESPGYPRLRQALQLAEAEIHYIDASSDHGLAISALNQLKGCKALFVTPAHQYPMGGIMPLTERLHLLEWARQQHCILVEDDYDSEFQFKHRPIASLQGLAQGQGVIYVGSFSKTLFPALRLGYLVLPKQWMLKAAALLQAVYGDVALLPQAVTADFMLEGHFGRHLRKMRQLYQHKQQYCLQLIAEFLPEAKLHARYAGLHISIEFPYELADQQLTAELLKQGYRVQPLSRYVFSGEKRTGLVIGLANTTEQQLLLGVQLIAQLLQLFKKGNEA